The Benincasa hispida cultivar B227 chromosome 11, ASM972705v1, whole genome shotgun sequence genome has a segment encoding these proteins:
- the LOC120091776 gene encoding DEAD-box ATP-dependent RNA helicase 32: MKKKFKSKKSAKQKRLSEIEEIKILNSWIESQKPDSGSNPMSLPPPPANCPVGRIDADTYSRYAGATRFDQLPISNKTKDGLRKAEFVDMTDIQKASLPHALCGRDILGAAKTGSGKTLAFLIPVLEKLYRERWGPEFGVGSIIISPTRELGAQLFDVLKAIGKFHNFSAGLLIGGRKDVNTEKEHVNELNILVCTPGRLLQHMDETPNFDCSQLQVLVLDEADRILDVGFKKTLNAIVSQLPKHRQTFLFSATQTKSVQDLARLSLKDPEYLSVHEESVTATPNSLQQTSMVVPLEQKLDMLWSFIKAHLNSKILVFLSSCKQVKFVFETFKKLRPGIPLKCLHGRLKQDKRMGIYSEFCEKRSVLFSTDVAARGLDFNKAVDWVVQVDCPEDVASYIHRVGRTARYHSGGRSVLFIMPSEMKMLERLESAKVPIQLIKANTKRLQPVSGLLSALLVKYPNFQQLAQRAFITYLRSIHIQKDKEIFDVMKLSIDEFSASLGLPMTPKIRFIDQKRRSQKMSANPTTFLALDSSGNENVFNTSDGELECGDFKESDQRLLLPIDTPSSEVEDAAAPTRILKKKKLKINVHRPVGTRVSFDEDGNPLAPLARLADIKSSNETFVVDKDKKDEFYKKRREELKQADKEDKLLNRNRLKEKKRKEKMKKKAAKESQEEEDDVSGSEEDRPQKRSKKFVDSDSDIDNKVENNFNTESISVAEQEELALKLLSSLQP, from the exons atgaagaagaaattcaaaTCCAAGAAGTCTGCCAAGCAGAAGCGACTATccgaaattgaagaaattaagaTCTTAAATTCATGGATTGAATCACAGAAACCTGACTCAGGCTCCAATCCTATGTCGCTCCCTCCGCCACCCGCGAATTGCCCCGTTGGCCGCATCGACGCCGATACCTACTCTCGTTACGCCGGAGCGACGAGGTTTGATCAGTTGCCGATTTCGAACAAGACCAAAGATGGGTTGCGCAAAGCTGAGTTCGTCGACATGACTGACATACAGAAGGCTTCACTGCCTCACGCGCTTTGTGGTCGAGATATTCTTGGTGCAGCTAAAACTGGTTCAGGAAAGACGCTAGCTTTTCTCATACCT GTTCTTGAAAAATTGTATAGAGAGAGATGGGGTCCTGAGTTCGGAGTAGGGAGTATAATAATATCTCCCACAAGAGAATTAGGAGCTCAGCTGTTTGATGTACTGAAAGCTATTggaaaatttcataatttcagCGCTGGCCTTTTAATTGGTGGTCGTAAAGATGTTAACACTGAGAAGGAGCACGTGAATGAGTTGAATATTCTTGTTTGCACTCCTGGTCGACTCCTTCAGCATATGGACGAGACTCCAAATTTTGATTGTTCACAGCTTCAG GTTTTAGTCCTTGATGAAGCGGATCGTATTCTTGATGTTGGATTTAAGAAGACTTTAAATGCTATCGTCTCACAGCTACCTAAGCATAGACAAACCTTTCTGTTCTCAGCAACGCAAACAAAGTCTGTTCAGGATCTGGCCAGACTCAGTTTGAAAGATCCCGAGTACCTTAGTGTCCATGAAGAATCTGTGACTGCCACACCCAATAGTCTACAGCAAACTTCTATGGTTGTTCCTCTCGAGCAGAAGCTGGACATGCTATGGAGCTTTATAAAGGCCCATCTTAATTCTAAGATTCTTGTGTTTCTCTCTAGCTGTAAGCAG GTGAAATTTGTTTTtgaaactttcaaaaagttgcgCCCTGGAATCCCATTGAAGTGCCTCCATGGAAGGTTGAAGCAGGACAAAAGGATGGGGATATATTCTGAGTTCTGTGAGAAGCGCTCAGTTCTCTTCTCAACAGATGTAGCCGCTAGAGGTCTTGATTTTAATAAGGCTGTTGACTGGGTTGTACAG gTTGATTGCCCAGAAGATGTGGCGTCTTACATACATAGAGTTGGTCGCACTGCCCGGTACCATTCAGGTGGGAGAtcagttttatttattatgccCTCGGAAATGAAAATGCTTGAACGATTGGAATCAGCTAAAGTGCCCATTCAGCTTATCAAG GCAAACACAAAAAGACTTCAACCAGTTTCTGGTTTGCTGTCAGCCTTGTTAGTCAAGTACCCTAATTTTCAGCAACTCGCTCAAAGGGCCTTTATCACATATCTTCGGTCAATTCATATCCAGAAGGATAAGGAAATATTTGATGTTATGAAACTGTCAATTGACGAATTTTCAGCTTCGTTGGGGTTGCCAATGACCCCAAAAATTCGTTTTATTGATCAGAAAAGGAGGTCACAGAAGATGTCTGCTAATCCTACCACTTTTCTTGCATTGGATTCGTCGGGTAACGAGAATGTTTTCAATACATCCGATGGAGAATTGGAGTGTGGTGACTTTAAAGAAAGCGACCAAAGACTTCTTCTGCCTATTGATACCCCTTCTAGTGAAGTTGAAGATGCTGC GGCACCTACTCggattttgaagaaaaagaagttaaaGATAAATGTCCACAGGCCAGTAGGAACGAGAGTCAGTTTTGACGAGGACGGCAACCCACTTGCCCCTCTTGCTAGGCTAGCCGACATCAAAAGTAGCAATGAGACATTTGTAGTCGATAAAG ATAAAAAAGATGAGTTTTACAAAAAGAGGAGGGAAGAGTTAAAACAAGCTGACAAGGAAGACAAACTTCTCAATCGTAACCGTCTCAAAGAGAAGAAACGAaaggagaagatgaagaagaaggctGCCAAAGAAAGTCAGGAGGAGGAGGACGACGTTTCTGGGTCTGAAGAAGACAGACCTCAGAAAAGATCCAAGAAATTTGTTGACAGTGATAGTGATATTGACAATAAAGTAGAAAACAACTTCAATACAGAGTCCATTTCAGTGGCAGAACAAGAGGAGTTGGCTCTCAAATTATTGAGTTCTCTGCAACCATAA